The Paenibacillus dendritiformis region GCACCCGATCGGCGCCCACCGCGTTCAGCGCTTGCTCTACCTTCTGTCGCGTGATGCGCGGATCGTTCAGGCTGACGTTGCTCGCAATGGTTCCGGTGAACAGATAAGGATCCTGCAGCACGATGCCCATATGTTCCCGAATCCATTGCTTCGGCACCGAGGTCGTCGGCGTGCCGTCGATTCGAATCTCGCCGCGCTGCGGGTCATAGAACCGGAACAGCAGGTTCATAATCGAGCTCTTCCCGGAACCGGTATGGCCGACGAGAGCAACCGTCTGGCCCGGCTTCGCTTCGAAGGAGATGTCGCGCAGCACATAATCTTCCTTGTAGGCGAAGGAGACCCGATCGAACTCGACATGTCCCTTGTACCGGGGCATCGAGCCTTCGTCCAGCGGCTCGCCCGGTTCGTCCATCAGCTCGAATACGCGTCCTGCGGATACGAGGGAGGAGTCGAGATTCGCCAATTGGTTCACCATGCCGGTTATCGGCTGGAAGAGGCGGTTCAGCAGGTCGGCGAAAGCATACAGCACGCCGAGCGTGATGACGCCGCTGGCGCTCAGCGACGCTCCGCCAAAAAACCAGAGCACGACCGCGAATGCGATATTCCGCAGCACATTCACCAGGTTATGGGACGTGAACGCGTTCAAATTAAGCATTTTGTTCTGATAGGATAAGTACTCCTCGTTCAGCTCCTCGAATTCATTCATCGTATCCTTCTGGCGGCGGAAGGAGCGAATGACCGGAATCCCTTGGATGGATTCGTTAATCATGGCATTGATGGAGCTGAGGCGCGAACGTATCACTTTGTTGTATTTCGTCGCAAATTTGCGGTACAGCACAATCCACAGATAGATAAGCGGCAAAATGAACATGCAGATAAGTGCAAGCTTCATGTCCAAAATGAATAAGGCGACATAAATGCCGGTAATCGTAATGATCCCGGACGTGAAGCTCTCCAGCACGGACAAGAACAGATCTTTGACCGATTCGGTGTCATTGGTGACCCGAGAGACGACTTTGCCGGCAGGCAAATTATCGAAGTACGGAATCGGCAAACGCTGCACATGGGCATACACATCGCCCCGCAGCTTGCGGATGACCCGGTTCGCCGCCGTCTGCAGCCCCATAATCTGGCCATAGCTCGCTACCACGCTGACCAGCAGCAGGCCGACATAGAGCGCCATATTTTGAATAATGCTGACGATCTCCGGCTTGTAGAACGTGAGCAGTTGGCTCAGGCTCATTGGCGACGCCGGAACGGACCAGGTATCCGTCCCGTCACGAATGGTCAGCATGCCGCCCTCGAACTGGCGATCTCCCATCTCGGAAGGGATCGGTCCATCCACGAAGACGAACTGCGTCCCGATCTGGAGAATGCGGACCTGGTCTCCCTTCGCTTCTCCCTCCTTGAAGCGATCCTCCCGCTTGAAGTGGCGTCCTTCATACAGAATGGCGCCATTCGCTTCCGCGGATGTCTCGTAGTACGGCTTCTCGATCCCGAGAATATGCTTATCTATTATATTTTTTGCAATGAACGGCCCGGACAGCTCGGCGGCGACGGCCACCGTGAGCATGAGCAGACCGATGATAAAGCTCGTTTTGAACTGCAGGGCGTATTGCCACAGGCGCTTGCCGACATGTCTCGGATTCGACGGCTGTTGTTCTGCTTCCATATATGAAATCCTCCCGTAATCGTAATGCCAGTGCGCAGGGACGGACTAGCCGGTCCTACAGCCCGGATTCCAGCTGCTGGCGCTCGTACTGTTCCTTGTACCAGCCGTCCTGCTTCAGCAAGTCGTCATGAGTGCCTTCTTCGATGATCTTGCCGTCATCGAGCACGATGATCCAGTCGGCATGCTCCACGGCGGACAACCGGTGCGTCGTAATCAGGGTCGTCTTGCCCGAGCGCTGCTCGCGAATGTTGCTGATAATATTCGCTTCCGTGCGCGCGTCGACGGCGGAGAGCGCATCATCGAGAATCAATATTTCCGGATCCTTGATGAAGGCCCGCGCCAGCGAGACCCGCTGCTTCTGGCCTCCGGACAGGGCGACGCCCCGCTCGCCGACCAATGTCTCCACCCCGTGCACCAGCGTAGGCACATCATGGGTGAAGGAGGCGGTCTCGATCGCGTTCATCACGTCGTCGTCGCCAGCGCCGGAACGGCCGAATAAGATGTTCTGCTTGACCGTCTTGGAGAACAAAATCTGTTCCTGCGGCACATATCCGATCCAGCTGTGCAGCCGATCAATCGGAATCTGCTCCGCCGGGATGCCGTTAATGCGGAAGCCGCCTTCCCCGACCGGATATTCCCGCAGCAGCTGCTTGACGAAGGTCGACTTGCCGCTTCCGGTCCGGCCGACGATGCCGAGCGTCTGTCCCTTGCGAAGCGTCAGGGCGCCGAGATCCAGGTTATCTGTCGTCGAAGTCGGGTAGCGGAACTTGTAGTTGCTCCACGTCATCGTCTCCGGCACAGAGACATCCTTCGTATGCTCGCCGTCCTGCACGTCCGGCGTATAATTCAGCACCTCGTTGACCCGATCGAGCGAGGCGTTGCCCCGCTGCATCACGTTAATCAGATTGCCGATAGCGAACATCGGCCAGATCATCATGCCAAGGTACATATTGAATGCGAGCAGCTGCCCGAGCGACAGCTCGTTATGAATAATGAGGTAGGCGCCGTAACCGAGCCCGATCACGTAGCTCAGACCGATGAACAGCCGGATCGTCGGATCGAACAGGGCGTCGACCCGGGCAACGGCCAGGTTCTTGTTATAGACGTCCTGGGTAATGTCGCGGAAGCGGCCTTCATCGGAGGTCTCCTGCACGTAGGCGCGGATGACCCGCACGCCGCCGACCGACTCCAACACTTGATCGTTCATATCTCCGAACGCATCTTGAGCGATCATGTAGCGTTCATGAATCTTTTGGCCGAACACATTCATGGCGATGGCGATGAACGGGAGCGGCAGCAAGGCGGCCAGCGTCAGCTTCCATTGAATCATGAACATGGCGAACAGCACGATGACGAGGAACGCAGTCGAGTCCGTCAAGGTGAGCATGCCGAATCCGGTCGTCTGCGACACGGATCGAAGATCATTGGTCGCCCGGGCCATCAGGTCCCCGGTGCGGTTTTTCTCGAAGAACGGCGGCGTCATTTTGAGGAAATGACGCATCAGCTTGGAGCGAAGCTTGCGCTCTACCAGGTTCGCTCCGCCGAAAATCTGATACATCCACACATACGTAATGGCGTAAATGACGACCATCGTACCCAGTATGAGGAGAAGATAGTACGTCAATCTGTCCCATGTAATGGCCCCGCGTACGATGTCATCGATGGCTTGCCCCAGGATGCGAGGGGGGACGAGCTCGATGATGCCGACTACGATCAGCATCACGACACCTACAATGTATCTCGTCTTATGTTCTTTGAAGAACCAGCCGAGCTTGAATAAAACCGATAGCATCATGTCACTTCCTTGTCTCTTTTGCAAAATGGGAAAACAAAAAAGGTATATCGTTCGTGAACGATATACCTTGGGTTGCGTAAGGCGATATGTACGAGCGACGTGGCGCCCGCATGACAGGGAAGCGGAATCGGCTTGCACATTATCGGCAAGTTCGAAGGACAGCGAGTGATCGGATCACTTCGCCGCGCTTCCCGCTTCAGAATTGCGCTCTTCTCCTCAACAAGGAGGGGAGCAGCTTCCGGCAGGGCTCCTGCGATATGAAGTTCGAGTCCGCGCCGCATGCGCCGCGTGCGCCATAACAATTGCATTACGCATTGGATTTACCTGCCTTTCTGAAGTAGTATGGATAGGCCGAGCGTATCACGCTCTACCGTATCTGATTGTAGATTCTAGCATCGAGCTTCCGGCATTGTCAACCATTTTCTTGAAATGAACGGCCGCGTGCCGTGTTTGCGCACGTCCCGGAGCTATCTCCATTGCCGGATCGTCCGCTTTCGTCGTATGATGGAAAGTGGCAAACAAGCGGACGGTGTCTCAGCTGGGCAAGGAGGGACAGACCTTTCCGGTAGTGCGGCCGGGCGTCCGAACGGTCATCCCGGGAACGGGTGGATCGGCCGTGCCAGGTCACTTCAGGAGCGGCCCAGCAGCAGCGACAAAATGCCCGCCGCGATCAGCGGCCCGACCGGAACGCCGCGGAACAGCGCGACGCCGAGCACGGTCCCGATGAGCAATCCGGCGACGATGGTTGGCGATTGCGTCATCAGATGCGCGCCCCGGCCGCCCAGGTAGGCCACCAGCATCCCGATCGCGACGGCCAGGAGCGACTTCCAATGCAGGAACGATTGCAGAATCGTCTCCATGGACATGGAGCCGCTGGCGATCGGGGACATGACCCCGACGGTAAGTATGATAATCCCGATCGTGAGGCCGTATTTCTCTATCCAGGGGAACAGGCTCTGCAAATGGGTGACGCGCAGCAGCAGCAGGATGACCATCGCGATCGTGACGGTCGAGTTGCCGCTGATGATGCCGAGTCCGGCCAACCCCAATAAAATAAGCGAAGAAATATCTAATTGCGCCATTCGAATCGAAGCTCCTTTCAGTTCGTGTTCAAAAAGGCCGGTTTTCAGCACAGACAGCACAAGGATAGCATATTTAACCAAACTTGAAAATGAAGCAAGCCATCGGAGGTGGAGGTTATGATTAACACATTATTGCTGACCGGCTTCGATCCGTTCGGGGGCGAAGCGATCAATCCGTCCTGGGAGGCGGTGCGCGCGCTCGACGGCTCGACGCTGGGACGATACCGGGTGCAGGCGGCGCAGCTGCCGACTTCATTCGCGCGGGCCGGTGTGACGCTGCGCGAAGCGATGGCCGTCTGCAATCCCGCGGCCGTCATCTGTGTCGGACAAGCCGGCGGCCGCCCGGACATCACGCTGGAGCGCGTAGCGATCAATTTGGCGGATGCCCGCATTGCGGACAATGACGGCGATCAGCCGACGGATGATGAGGTCGTGCCGGGCGGCCCTGCCGCGTATTGGACGACACTGCCGGTGAAGGCGCTGCGGCGCGCCGTGCTGGAAGCGGGCATCCCGTGCTCGGTGTCGTATACGGCCGGGACGTTCGTCTGCAACGCCATTTTCTATACGCTGATGCATGAGTTGGCCCGCCGGCAGGAAGCCGAGCGCATCCCGGCTGGATTTATCCATATCCCATTCTTGCCACGACAGGCCGCGGCTTATCCCGGCAAGCCAAGCATGTCGCTGGATGCGATCGTGGAAGGGCTGCGCACCGTCATCCTTCACGCGGATGCGGAGGAGGAGCGGGGCAGCAGCGCGGGGACTTTGCACGGCTGAGCCCATAAGGGAAGCGGAGCGTCACGCCCTGCATCCCCGCACGTTGACCGAATAGGCACGCATGCATCGTTGGCTGAACAGGCAAGCCAAAAGGGGCCCAAGCGGGCCCCTTGCTTTATTTCAGATCTTCGATAGAGTTGATGTCCATATAAGCCGGAACGACGAGACCGATTTTGGTGCCGTCCAGGTTCGGACCGAGATCATCGATTTGATCTTTGAATTTGTCATAATAGTCTTTGTGCGTCGTTGGAAGCCATGCAGCGACAATCGCATCGACATCCCCGTTGGCGACGCCCGTCCACATCGGACCGGCTTCGACCTGGAGCAGATCGACCTTGTAGCCGAGCTTCTCCTGCAGCACGTATGCGATGACGTTCGTGCTGGCAATCTCCGAATCCCAGGCTACATAGCCCAGCTTCAGCTTCTTGCCGTCAACAGGCTGTGCGCCCTCGATCCACTTGTCAGCCTTGTCCGCATTCGCTTCGACCCATTCTTTGGCGGCTTCTTCCGGGTTCTTGCCGTCGTGAACGGCAACCATCACCTGCGCCATATCGTCTGCCGTCCATTCGAACTGATCGAGCACCTTATGCGCGTTCGGATCGTCTTCCTTCAATCCTTTCCGGGCAATCGTGTGGATCTGCTCATCTCCGCCGTAGACGCCTTTCGGATCCTCCAAATATTTCAGGTCGTATTTGGCGAATTTCCAATGCGGCGTCCAGCCCGTAATAATAATCGGCTCCTGCTTCTTGATAGCTTTGTCCAGGGCAGCGGTCATCGCGGCGCCGGAGCCCTCGATGAGCTTCCATTTGTCGAGGCCGTATTCCTGGAGCGCTTGCTCTGTCGCCTGCATAATCCCGGCACCGGCGTCGATGCCGACGATTTTGTAATCGACGGACTCGCCTACGCTTGCCGACTGGCTGTCGCCAGAGGAAGCCCCGTCCGTGCCTCCGGATGGGCTGGAGGAACCGGAACAGCCTGCCAGCGTCCATCCGATCATCGCGATAAGTCCCAACAACATCCAACGTCTCGTTCGATTATGCTTCATGCACATCACGCTCCTTGTTTTTTTGATTTATTTTTTTTGAAACTATGCTGAGAGAACCGGTCCAAAATAATGGCGAGAAGCACGACAGCGAGGCCTGCCTCGAAGCCTTGGCCGATCTTCAGCTGGGTAACGGAACGATAGACTTCGGCCCCAATCCCTTGGGCGCCAATCATGGAGGCGATGACGACCATGGACAGCGACAGCATAATCGTCTGGTTCACGCCGGCCATCAAGGTCGGCATGGCAACCGGAAGCTGCACCTTCCACAAGGTCTGCATCGGCGTGGAGCCGAAGGCGGAAGCGGCCTCCATCATGTCTTCAGGCACTTGGCGAATGCCAAGCTCGGTCAGCCGGATCGTCGGCGGCACGGCGAAGATAACGGAAGCAATGACGCCAGGCACGATGCCGAGTCCGAACAGAAATACGGCCGGAAGCAAATAGACAAAGGCGGGCATCGTCTGCATGAAATCGAGCACCGGCCGCACAATCCGGGATACGCTGTCCGAACGTCCGCAGGCAATGCCAAGCGGAATGCCGATAACGATAGACAATATTGTCGATACGATGACGAGGGCCAGCGTGCTCATCGTCGGCTCCCAATAGCCGAGCGCTTCAATGATGAACAGTCCGATCAAGGTCAATAAGGACAAGGACCAGCGTCCGATCAGGAAGGCGAGCACAGTGAAGATCGCAATTAAAATGTAGGCAGACGGCCAGGTGAGCAGATCGGTAATGCTTTCGACACTGCGTTCGATTATTTTGGATAGAAATTGGAAGAACCCTTCGGCATTCGTTCCGAGCCAGTTCACTCCCTCTTCGACCCAATTACCTATCGGCAGTCGCATGCGACATCACCATCCCTTCCGTGTCTGTAGCGGCTGCATCCGTTCCAGTCGTTCCGTCCGCTCCGTTCGTTCCATTCGGCACATTGCCGGCCAGCGCGCCGAGAACCGCTCCACGCACGATCGCGCCCATCAGCTTGCCGTCCGGCTGGACGACCGCGATTGGAAGCTTGGCTTCGCCCGACAACGCGAACAGATCGTTCAGGAGCACATCCGGCGATACGGTAGGGACGTCGGTGAACATGACTTCCTGCAATGACTGGCCGCCGCGTGCCGCCTCACTGGCCTGCTCGGCTGTAACGACCCCTTGAAGAGACTTATCTTTGCCCACGACGAACAGGGTTGAGATGCCGATATCCCGCATGAGCTGCAGGGCGACGCGAGGTCCCCGATCAAGGGATACCGTCTCCGGCCGGCGCATGATGTGCGCTGCCGTCAGCACTTTCGATAAGTCCACTCCTTCAACGAATCGCTCCACGTATTCGTCTGCCGGATCCATCAGCATTTGTTCCGGGGTGCCGATTTGAATCAGCTTCCCGTCTTTTAATAACGCGATTCGATCTCCGATGCGGAGAGCTTCGTCCAAATCATGGGTAATAAAAATGATGGTTTTATGCATTTTTTGCTGCAATGCGAGGAGTTCGTCCTGCATATCTCGCCGGATAAGCGGATCGAGAGCACTGAATGCTTCATCCATCAGCAGAACATCTGGATCATTGGCGAGCGCTCTGGCCAATCCGACCCGCTGCTGCATGCCGCCGCTCAATTCGTCGGGATATTTCTGCTCCCAGCCGTCGAGTCCGACCAATCCGAGAGCTTCCCGCGCTTTGCGGTAGCGTTCTTCCTTCGCCATTCCTTGAATTTCGAGGCCGTATGCGGCGTTGTCGAGGACGGTGCGATGAGGGAAGAGTGCGAACTTCTGGAACACCATGCCGATCGTCTTGCGGCGAACTTCCCGCAGTTCGGACTCGTTCAGCTTGGAGATGTTCCGATCTTTTAACCAGATGTCTCCGTCCGTCGGTTCGATAAGACGATTCAGCATCCGCACCAGCGTGGACTTCCCGCTGCCGGAGAGGCCCATGATAACGAAGATTTCGCCTGGCTCGACGGAGAAAGAGACCTGATTGACGGCAACAGTCGCTTGTTTTTCTGTGGCGAGCCGTTCCCGGGACCACCCTTGCTTCAGCAGAGTGAGCGAGCGTTGCGCTTGCGGACCGAAGATTTTGGTCACTCCGTTGACTTTAATGATAGACAATCGTTTCACCTCTCTTGTCTTGCCCGAATTCGTTTTTCCAACGCTTTCTATTGTAACCTTTGAAAATTTTCAATAACAACCTTCAAAACCGTTTGTAAATTACGTTCAGTAAAAACTGTACAAACTTATGCTGTCATATGCTCATCTTTCCTAAAGAATGCTGACCTATCCGGTGCTTTACTTTTGAATCTATCTCTCATACAATGTTCGATGACGCCTTGTACCGTTAGGAGATGCGGGATTGCCGAGCCGTCCCGAGTCGACCTCATCTTCCTCTATTAATCAATGACTACGGTATCGTTCATAAGGAGTCGAATAACTAGCAGCAGCCAGGTTCGGCACAGGAGGAATTAGCACATGGCAACGTTCGCGCAGTTGACGCAGGAACAACAAGGGGCGGTGGAAAAAGCTCGCAATCGTGTCATAGAAGCGATCGGTCAAAATATGGACCTATACGGAATGACTCAATCCACAGGCCATTTGTACGGTTTGTTATTTTTCAGCGATCATCCGATGACGCTGGATGAGATGGGCAAGGAAATGGAAATGAGCAAGACGAGCATGAGCACAGGGGTCCGTACACTGGTGGATATGAAGATGGTGCACAAGGTATGGGGCAAAGGCACGCGGAAAGACTTGTACGAAGTGGAGCCGGACTGGTACCAGACATTCGCCGATTACTTCGGCATCAAGTGGCGCAAGGCCATCGAAGTGAACTTATCCGCCATCCGGCGTTCCAAGCGAGAACTGGAGAACCTGCTCGCGGCCCATAGCGAGGACGAGATGCTATGCGGCATCGTTCAGGCGGATATTGCCAAGATGCAGGAAGCGGAACAGTATTACCACTGGCTGGATCAATTAATAGACGCATTGGAGAGCGGCGAGATCTTTCGCTTCATCCCGAAGCCGGGAACTCCTGAATAAACATAATGTTCGCTGACAAGACGGCCGAAAGCCGTCTTTTTTTTATGAATGGGTACCTCTTTGTCTCTTATGATCGCTATCCCCGTGGCGCAGGAGAGTTGAGTTATCCCCGTTCGTGCTTATGCTCGCTATCCCCGTGGCGCAGGAGAGTTGGGTATCCTCGTTAATGCTTATGATCGCTATCCCCGTGGCGCAGGAGAGTTGAGTTATCCCCGTTCGTGCTTATGCTCGCTATCCCCGTGGCGCAGGAGAGTTGGGTATCCTCGTTAATGCTTATGGTCGCTATCCCCGTGGCGCAGGAGAGTTGGGTATCTTCGTTAGCTCTTATGGTCGCTATCCCCGTGGCGCAGGAGAGTTGTGTATCCTTGTTCGCTCTTATGGTCGCTATCCCCGTAGCGCAGGAGAGGTTGTTATCCTCGCTCGCTCTTATGGTCGCTATCCCCGTCGCACAGGAGAGGTTTGTATCCTCATTCGCCCTTATGATCGTTATGCCCGTGGCGCAGGAGAGTTGGGTATCCTCGTTCGCTCTTATGGTCGTTATCCCCGTCGCACAGGAGAGTTGTGTATCCTCGTTCGTGCTTATGGTCGCTATCCCCGTGGCGCAGGAGAGTTGTGTATCCTCGTTTGTGCTTATGGTCGCTATCCCCGTCGGACAGGAGAGGTTGTTATCCTCGCTCGCTCTTATGGTCGCTATCCCCGTCGGACAGGAGAGGTTGTTGTCCTCGTTCGCGCTTATGGTCGCTATCCCCGTGGCGCAGGAGAGTTGTATATCCTCGTTCGCCCTTATGCTCGCTATCCCCGCGGCGCAGGCGAGTTGTGTATCCTCGTTTGTGCTTATTGTCGGTATCCCCGTCGCATAGGAGAGTTGGGTATCTTCGTTCGCTCTTATGGTCGCTATCCCCGTGGCGCAGGAGAGTTGTGTATCCTCGGTTCGTGCTTATGGCCGTTATCCCCGTAGCACAGGTAAGCCGAAGCATTCTTCATTCGCGCTTAGGATCGCTATTCCTATGGAGCGGGGAGGAAAGAGAGCGAGTTGGCCGTCCTGACCTGACGGGATACTGAACATAAGCCACGCTAGTGGATGGTCCGTCCTGAACAGACGGGATACTAAACATAAGCCACGCTAGTGGAGTGGTCCGTCCTGAACAGACGGGATACTGAACATAAGCCACGCTAGTGGAATGGTCCGTCCTGAACAGAGGGGATATTGAACATAAGGAACAACAGATAAGGAACAATAGTGGAGCTGGTCGCCCTGAGGGAACGGGAGATTGAGCATAAGGCACACGACAGGGTACAGGATATGCAGGAAGTCCTGAGCGGTTGGGAGAAAGTCTATAAGAGTACGAATGGAGCTTCGAGCTGCATGACGTTTGATTGATTAAGTCATTTGAATGAATTATACTCATTTTTATGGAGGAGTAGAAATTGAATTCTAAATTAAGCAGCGATAAGAATAAACTGAATGAAGACACAACAAAATCTCGCTTATTAGACGCTGGGCTTCGTATTTTCGGATTGCACGGCTATGAAGGCGTGCGTACGCGCACGCTGGCGGATGAAGCGGGTGTAAACCAATCGGCGATTCCTTATTATTTCGGCGGCAAAAAAGGGTTGTATCTAGCGGTGGCTCATCGTTTGGCAGACACAGTCAATGATGATTTTTTAAAAAAGGCTTTACAAGAGACGGAAGGAAGCGAGAAGCTGTCAAAAGAAGAAGCCGCGAAATCGCTTAAATCGGTCATGTCGCAATTTTCGAAAGCGATGATTGGGAATGCGGAAAACAATATAAGAAGCGTTTTTATTGCAAGGGAGCAGCTCCAACCTACAGAAGCTTACGACATCTTGTACGATAAATTTTTCCAGCCGCTGCACCATATCATTTCCGTGTTGGTCGGGAAATTAATAGATTTGGACGAAAAAGCTCAAAAAACAATTTTAATCGCTCATGCCATCGTCGGACAATCGGTTGCCTTCTCGGTAGCCAAGGAAACCTATCTTCGGCGCCAAGGGATTACCGATTTGGACGAAGCCCATGTTGCATTAATCGCCAAGGAGCTTGGCGAGATGTCGATTCGCACATGCAGCGGGTATCTTAATGAAAAGGGTACGTAAAAGAAGAAACTTCATTTCTTCTTACGTACCCTTCATTCCTTTTTACCAGGTCGCTCTCATGAGATGCGTAGAAATTGTATTGAGTTCAATTCCCCTGTTTGGACCTACAATCACGGTTCCGCCAAGATTGATCACCTTCTTGCCAATCGCGCAATTGGGTTCAAATGCAAATACCATCCCCGCCTGCAGCTCAGTATCTAATCCGATAGAAGGGATTGGCAGTACTTGACCATATTCTGTCGCTTCAGGCAGGCGGGCAATCTCATCACCAACTCCGATAAGACCAAAAGGACTAATGGAATGAATAAGAGGGTGAACATGCCAGCCGCCTGCCTCGCGCATCGGTTCCTTCATTGCTTGGACAACATCTCCGAAGGTAGTGCCGTGCCGCAGCGCCTTCACTCCGTTTTCATAAGATTGTCTTGCTGCCGCAGCTGCCCTCTCGAAATCCGGATGCACTCTTCCTACGGCTATCGATGGTTGATGCTGCGTTTCCAGCATTCCAAATGATGAAAACACTTCCGCCAAAATAATATCTCCTTCTTGAATCACCCGGGGTTCCTCTGGACGGTAGGTCCACGCTGGGAGTCCCCACCCTACAAACTCTGGTCCTGAGCCCATTAAGATCGCTGTCGTAAATCCGGCATGGGAAGCACAAGCGTTCATGGCCGCCGCATAGATCTCATTTTCCCTCACCCCGGGCCTGGCAGCTTCCAGCATGGCTTGACACATTTTTTCTCCAACGTTTGCAGACCATTTCAATACTTCGATTTCCTCTGCACTTTTCACGGAAGTCAGTTCGAAAAATTTGTTGCCGACCGGCTTAAAAGTCGTATTCGGCAATTGTTGCAAGATGGTTTGCCAAGTATTATAGGGGATTGCGCCATCGAAGTAATAGGGAGGATAGGGTTCCAGGCCAATGACGCCAATCGAATGATTATTAAGCCCTCTCTCTTCTATAATCCTGACAATATTTGTCCCCATTTTTCCGACATACATATTTTCTGGCCGTATCCAGCCTTGAGTGTTCGTATATCGAGCTTGAATATGATCTTCCACGGCGGTTGCTAAAAATACGACAGCGATAGGTTCTTCATTTTTCGGAAAAATGACAATGGACCCCGGACGTTCGTTCGTGAAATAGGTATCCGGGTTAAATACAGCCGGAAAGGCGCCTTCCCTGTCGCCATAGACAATCAAAGCATCCACATGCTCTTCTTCCATAAGTCGATTAGCAATGCTCCATCTGCGATCTCTTTCGGCAAGCGAGTAAGCAGGAATGGTCATATTAGACTCCCTTCACATTGATTTTGTTGCTGGAATCTTACAAGCTAAGTATATTTCATTCAACTGAATAATTCAATCAAATGAATTAATTATTGCTCCCATGCACCCAAAAGAACGGATAGGTTGGTTGAAAGGTGATGTATAATACATCTAACGAAGGGGTTCCTGCTTAGTCTTGACCTTCCTCCCGTGTTGTTCCCTTCGTATAACGATGAAGACAAGGGGGTAGGCGGACATGAACCCGATTCGAAAGCCTCGTTCTTTTCAAATCGCCTTGTTTTGGCGGCATTTTGCCAACTACTTCGTCATCATTCTCATTCCTGTCATTGTCGCCTGCGCGTTGGCCCACTTCCTGGTCGTCTCTCTGATTGAGAAGGATGCGCAGAAGCTGAACAATGTCGTCTTGAGCCATTTCTCCGAACAGACGGACACCGCCTTGAATGCCTTGAAAACGAATATGATCAATATGCTCAGCGCCTCCAATATCCGGAGTCTGTTGAAAGAGGCGGGGGATGATTCCCGTGACAACCAGCGGCGCATGGAGCTGATTCACTCTTTGCGGGAACAGTTAATCAAGCTTCAGTCTGATGAGCTGGTGACGAGAGCATATCTGTTTTTTGTTCATCATGATTTGGTCATTGACGCAGATACGTACACGGATAAGGCGTATTATTTCGATTTCCGCTATCCGATGAATGAGGC contains the following coding sequences:
- a CDS encoding quaternary amine ABC transporter ATP-binding protein, whose product is MSIIKVNGVTKIFGPQAQRSLTLLKQGWSRERLATEKQATVAVNQVSFSVEPGEIFVIMGLSGSGKSTLVRMLNRLIEPTDGDIWLKDRNISKLNESELREVRRKTIGMVFQKFALFPHRTVLDNAAYGLEIQGMAKEERYRKAREALGLVGLDGWEQKYPDELSGGMQQRVGLARALANDPDVLLMDEAFSALDPLIRRDMQDELLALQQKMHKTIIFITHDLDEALRIGDRIALLKDGKLIQIGTPEQMLMDPADEYVERFVEGVDLSKVLTAAHIMRRPETVSLDRGPRVALQLMRDIGISTLFVVGKDKSLQGVVTAEQASEAARGGQSLQEVMFTDVPTVSPDVLLNDLFALSGEAKLPIAVVQPDGKLMGAIVRGAVLGALAGNVPNGTNGADGTTGTDAAATDTEGMVMSHATADR
- a CDS encoding GbsR/MarR family transcriptional regulator encodes the protein MATFAQLTQEQQGAVEKARNRVIEAIGQNMDLYGMTQSTGHLYGLLFFSDHPMTLDEMGKEMEMSKTSMSTGVRTLVDMKMVHKVWGKGTRKDLYEVEPDWYQTFADYFGIKWRKAIEVNLSAIRRSKRELENLLAAHSEDEMLCGIVQADIAKMQEAEQYYHWLDQLIDALESGEIFRFIPKPGTPE
- a CDS encoding CerR family C-terminal domain-containing protein codes for the protein MNSKLSSDKNKLNEDTTKSRLLDAGLRIFGLHGYEGVRTRTLADEAGVNQSAIPYYFGGKKGLYLAVAHRLADTVNDDFLKKALQETEGSEKLSKEEAAKSLKSVMSQFSKAMIGNAENNIRSVFIAREQLQPTEAYDILYDKFFQPLHHIISVLVGKLIDLDEKAQKTILIAHAIVGQSVAFSVAKETYLRRQGITDLDEAHVALIAKELGEMSIRTCSGYLNEKGT
- a CDS encoding M24 family metallopeptidase, whose product is MEEEHVDALIVYGDREGAFPAVFNPDTYFTNERPGSIVIFPKNEEPIAVVFLATAVEDHIQARYTNTQGWIRPENMYVGKMGTNIVRIIEERGLNNHSIGVIGLEPYPPYYFDGAIPYNTWQTILQQLPNTTFKPVGNKFFELTSVKSAEEIEVLKWSANVGEKMCQAMLEAARPGVRENEIYAAAMNACASHAGFTTAILMGSGPEFVGWGLPAWTYRPEEPRVIQEGDIILAEVFSSFGMLETQHQPSIAVGRVHPDFERAAAAARQSYENGVKALRHGTTFGDVVQAMKEPMREAGGWHVHPLIHSISPFGLIGVGDEIARLPEATEYGQVLPIPSIGLDTELQAGMVFAFEPNCAIGKKVINLGGTVIVGPNRGIELNTISTHLMRATW